One region of Micromonospora ureilytica genomic DNA includes:
- a CDS encoding GNAT family N-acetyltransferase — protein sequence MNGEESETYVLREATTDDVHLMLSWRNQETNRQVSKTSHEITAEEHARWWSTVRDDRSRRVLVYVRDDRPCGVVTFFDLRLDGPRTGAWGFYLDADGLAGRDETLPAWLGVMREAVEYAFDGLHLDRLDGEVLGHNTVVRQMNRRFRFVEGTPRQELSDGREITVIPISLARADRRQR from the coding sequence GTGAACGGCGAGGAAAGCGAGACGTACGTGCTGCGCGAAGCGACGACGGACGACGTTCATCTGATGTTGTCCTGGCGTAATCAGGAAACCAATCGACAGGTCAGCAAGACCAGTCACGAGATCACCGCCGAGGAGCACGCCCGGTGGTGGTCGACGGTCCGCGACGACAGGTCGCGGCGAGTCCTGGTGTACGTCCGCGACGACCGGCCCTGCGGTGTGGTCACCTTCTTCGACCTGCGGTTGGATGGCCCTCGCACCGGCGCGTGGGGCTTCTATCTGGACGCCGACGGGCTGGCCGGGCGGGACGAGACGCTGCCGGCCTGGCTGGGGGTCATGCGGGAGGCCGTCGAGTACGCCTTCGACGGGCTGCACCTGGACCGGCTCGACGGCGAGGTGCTCGGCCACAATACCGTCGTACGACAGATGAACCGACGTTTCCGATTTGTCGAGGGGACACCACGACAGGAGCTGTCCGACGGTCGGGAAATCACCGTCATCCCGATTTCCCTGGCTCGGGCAGACCGCCGTCAGCGCTGA
- the pseB gene encoding UDP-N-acetylglucosamine 4,6-dehydratase (inverting), whose translation MSELNGSSILITGGTGSFGRTFLRHILNEADPARVVVFSRDELKQYELRQQLGDDPRLRWFIGDIRDRHRLTRAMHGVDHVVHAAALKQVDTAEYNPSEYIATNITGSQHVVDAAIEAGVKKVIALSTDKASSPINLYGATKLVGDKLFVSANHYAAQHPTRFAVVRYGNVVGSRGSVVPLFRRLAAEGKSLPITDKRMTRFWITLDQAVQFVMDSFDQMQGGELFVPRIPSMRILDLVEAVAPDATTHEIGIRPGEKLHEEMIAPDDSRRTLRADGRFIVQPTIATWGYQPPVDCDPVPDGFAYQSDTNDEWLTVEQLRDMLGING comes from the coding sequence TTGAGTGAGTTGAATGGATCGTCCATTCTGATCACCGGAGGAACTGGTTCCTTCGGCAGGACGTTCCTCCGGCACATCCTCAACGAGGCCGACCCCGCCAGAGTGGTGGTGTTCTCCCGCGACGAGCTCAAGCAGTACGAGCTGCGCCAGCAACTCGGCGACGACCCGCGGCTGCGCTGGTTCATCGGCGACATCCGGGACCGGCACCGCCTCACCCGGGCCATGCACGGCGTGGACCACGTGGTGCACGCCGCCGCGTTGAAGCAGGTGGACACCGCGGAGTACAACCCCTCGGAGTACATCGCCACAAACATCACCGGCTCCCAGCACGTCGTCGACGCGGCGATCGAGGCCGGCGTCAAGAAGGTCATCGCGCTCTCCACCGACAAGGCGTCCAGCCCGATCAACCTGTACGGCGCGACGAAGCTGGTCGGCGACAAGCTGTTCGTCTCGGCCAACCACTACGCCGCCCAGCACCCCACCCGGTTCGCCGTGGTGCGCTACGGCAACGTGGTGGGCAGCCGCGGTTCGGTCGTCCCGCTGTTCCGTCGGCTGGCCGCCGAGGGCAAGAGCCTGCCGATCACCGACAAGCGGATGACCCGCTTCTGGATCACGCTCGACCAGGCCGTGCAGTTCGTCATGGACTCGTTCGACCAGATGCAGGGCGGCGAGCTGTTCGTGCCGCGTATCCCGAGCATGCGCATCCTCGACCTGGTCGAGGCCGTGGCCCCGGACGCCACCACCCACGAGATCGGGATCCGGCCGGGCGAGAAGCTGCACGAGGAGATGATCGCGCCCGACGACAGCCGGCGGACGCTGCGCGCCGACGGCCGGTTCATCGTCCAGCCCACCATCGCCACCTGGGGTTACCAGCCGCCGGTGGACTGCGACCCGGTGCCGGACGGCTTCGCCTACCAGTCGGACACCAACGACGAGTGGCTCACCGTCGAGCAGTTGCGCGACATGCTCGGCATCAACGGATGA
- a CDS encoding DegT/DnrJ/EryC1/StrS family aminotransferase encodes MTGMLPYGRQSINEDDVAAVADVLRGDWLTTGPQVDAFEADLARWTGGVGVAAVSNGTAALHVAYAAAGVGPGDEVVVPPMTFVATASSAVALGATIVFADVDDETFCLDPAAAAAAVTSRTKVVAAVDYAGHPADYDALRTSVEGSDALLLADAAHSIGGTYHGRPVGSLADLTTFSFFPTKNLTTAEGGAVAALDPDILRRARRFRGVGVVRERDDLRFPDEGGWHQEVHEFGLNYRLPDVLCALGRSQLRRLGEFTARRSALVARYDEALADLDGVLLPTRRSWADPAWHLYPIRVLDGRRREVYDRMRAAGIGVQVNYLPVHWHPAFADLGYRRGSCPVAESFYSQQLSLPLYPGLSDADQDRVIDALTAAVRVGSVRSAA; translated from the coding sequence ATGACGGGGATGCTCCCGTACGGCCGGCAGTCGATCAACGAGGACGACGTCGCGGCCGTCGCCGACGTGCTGCGCGGCGACTGGCTCACCACAGGTCCGCAGGTCGACGCCTTCGAGGCCGACCTCGCCCGGTGGACCGGCGGGGTCGGTGTCGCCGCCGTCTCCAACGGCACCGCGGCGCTGCACGTGGCGTACGCGGCGGCCGGGGTGGGACCGGGCGACGAGGTGGTCGTCCCGCCGATGACGTTCGTGGCGACCGCCAGCAGCGCGGTCGCCCTCGGCGCGACCATCGTGTTCGCCGACGTCGACGACGAGACGTTCTGCCTCGACCCGGCGGCGGCCGCCGCGGCGGTGACCTCGCGGACGAAGGTCGTCGCCGCTGTCGACTACGCCGGGCACCCCGCCGACTACGACGCGCTGCGCACGTCGGTCGAGGGCAGCGACGCGCTGCTGCTCGCCGACGCGGCCCACTCGATCGGCGGGACGTACCACGGTCGGCCGGTCGGTTCGCTCGCCGACCTGACCACGTTCTCGTTCTTCCCCACCAAGAACCTGACCACCGCCGAGGGCGGCGCCGTCGCGGCGCTGGACCCGGACATCCTGAGGCGGGCCCGCCGGTTCCGTGGCGTCGGCGTGGTCCGCGAACGTGACGACCTGCGTTTCCCCGACGAGGGTGGCTGGCACCAGGAGGTGCACGAGTTCGGGCTGAACTACCGGCTACCGGACGTGCTCTGTGCCCTGGGCCGCAGCCAACTACGTCGGCTCGGCGAGTTCACCGCCCGCCGCAGCGCCCTGGTCGCCCGCTACGACGAGGCGCTGGCCGACCTGGACGGCGTGCTGCTGCCGACCCGCAGGTCGTGGGCCGACCCGGCCTGGCACCTCTACCCGATCCGGGTGCTCGACGGTCGCCGTCGCGAGGTGTACGACCGGATGCGGGCCGCCGGCATCGGCGTCCAGGTCAACTACCTCCCGGTGCACTGGCACCCGGCGTTCGCCGACCTGGGCTACCGGCGCGGATCCTGCCCGGTGGCCGAGTCGTTCTACTCCCAACAGCTGTCGCTACCGCTCTACCCGGGGCTCAGCGACGCCGACCAGGACCGCGTCATCGACGCGCTGACCGCCGCGGTGCGGGTCGGCTCGGTGCGTTCCGCCGCCTGA
- a CDS encoding class I SAM-dependent methyltransferase yields the protein MTTETAPAGRITLPGGEMLAWSDLPQERLANGGPLAALAARLVPPGARVLVAGPHDPALLDQLTHAEVTCLLRSHPDAVALAHRAARVVVGGPSGLPDDETYDVVIAAAGLDPVESVEGARLGWDGVLARLAAAVRPGGALLLRLDNPLGLHRLVDTTPWYALRDDSAWMIGGVLDRAHPANRDQLRERLRAAGLRPAACWAAYPDVNTPTALLDADHLDRDAGSGLFDAVLHGACAGGFTSATVLQDPARLAVDALHAGRAADLAPSWLTLAHRPTDPTDPTTPTADPDLPVALMQTGRPGIGVLEVLHGPSGWRWGLIPAVDATTPAVAPFASREAAYRDVDALSGPVPSGRLLRTLLLDAALRRDLATLRALLHGYAGWLADQADTDGRIAGAAALAGTDNVVVDGERYAVLDPSWRATAALPADVVLARGLWRFAAGLLTGGYAHPWSSTLDVAGLTVVLGGLAGHDLDRATVDEAVEAEAAIAAALHGLDAGGTVDLAAELHAVAPTDPPVGGHSYQQLREAWLRQREELTRLAALTAWTEELLTSRERALRRAETTIHLLSGSLSYRVGRLAITPARLAKRGARAAKRRATAVLAPKQEEQQ from the coding sequence GTGACGACTGAGACGGCACCCGCCGGCCGGATCACCCTGCCGGGCGGCGAGATGCTGGCCTGGTCGGACCTGCCGCAGGAGCGGCTGGCCAACGGTGGACCCCTCGCCGCGCTGGCCGCCCGGCTGGTGCCGCCCGGCGCCCGGGTCCTGGTGGCCGGTCCACACGACCCGGCGCTGCTCGACCAACTCACCCACGCCGAGGTGACCTGCCTGCTGCGCAGCCACCCGGACGCGGTGGCGCTGGCGCACCGGGCCGCCCGCGTGGTGGTGGGTGGCCCGAGCGGGCTGCCCGACGACGAGACGTACGACGTGGTGATCGCGGCCGCCGGGCTGGACCCGGTCGAGTCGGTGGAGGGCGCCCGGCTCGGCTGGGACGGTGTGCTGGCCCGACTCGCCGCCGCGGTACGACCGGGTGGTGCGTTGCTGCTGCGCCTGGACAACCCGCTGGGCCTGCACCGGCTCGTCGACACCACCCCCTGGTACGCCCTCCGGGACGACTCCGCCTGGATGATCGGCGGCGTGTTGGACCGCGCCCACCCGGCCAACCGGGACCAGCTGCGCGAGCGGCTCCGCGCGGCGGGGCTGCGGCCGGCCGCGTGCTGGGCCGCGTACCCCGATGTCAACACCCCGACCGCGCTGCTGGACGCCGACCACCTCGACCGGGACGCGGGCTCCGGTCTGTTCGACGCGGTGCTGCACGGCGCCTGCGCCGGGGGTTTCACCAGCGCCACAGTGCTCCAGGACCCGGCCCGGCTGGCGGTGGACGCGCTGCACGCCGGACGCGCCGCCGACCTCGCACCGAGCTGGCTGACCCTCGCCCACCGGCCCACCGACCCCACGGACCCGACCACGCCGACCGCCGATCCGGACCTGCCGGTGGCTCTCATGCAGACCGGTCGCCCCGGGATCGGCGTGCTGGAGGTGCTGCACGGCCCCTCCGGCTGGCGCTGGGGGCTCATCCCGGCCGTCGACGCGACGACGCCGGCCGTCGCGCCGTTCGCCAGCCGCGAGGCCGCCTACCGGGACGTGGACGCGCTGTCCGGGCCGGTGCCGTCCGGCCGGCTGCTGCGTACCCTGCTGCTCGACGCGGCCCTGCGCCGCGACCTGGCCACCCTGCGCGCGCTGCTGCACGGGTACGCGGGCTGGCTCGCCGACCAGGCCGACACCGACGGTCGGATCGCCGGCGCGGCGGCGCTGGCCGGCACCGACAACGTCGTTGTCGACGGCGAGCGGTACGCGGTGCTCGACCCCAGCTGGCGGGCCACCGCCGCGCTGCCCGCCGACGTGGTGCTCGCCCGCGGCCTGTGGCGCTTCGCCGCGGGCCTGCTCACCGGCGGGTACGCCCACCCGTGGTCGTCCACTCTCGACGTAGCGGGCCTGACCGTGGTGCTCGGCGGCCTCGCCGGCCACGACCTCGACCGCGCGACAGTCGACGAGGCGGTGGAGGCCGAGGCGGCCATCGCCGCCGCGCTGCACGGGTTGGACGCCGGCGGCACTGTCGACCTCGCCGCCGAGCTGCACGCCGTCGCGCCGACCGACCCGCCGGTCGGCGGGCACAGCTACCAGCAGCTGCGCGAGGCGTGGCTGCGCCAGCGCGAAGAACTCACCCGGTTGGCCGCGCTGACCGCGTGGACAGAGGAGTTGCTCACCTCGCGGGAACGGGCGCTGCGCCGGGCCGAGACGACGATCCACCTGCTCAGCGGGTCGCTCAGCTACCGGGTGGGCCGGCTCGCCATCACCCCGGCCCGGCTGGCCAAGCGGGGCGCCCGCGCCGCCAAACGCCGGGCCACCGCGGTGCTCGCCCCCAAGCAGGAGGAGCAGCAGTGA
- a CDS encoding glycosyltransferase family protein codes for MTGVLPTDGSGPRIVGIVQARMGSSRLPGKVLRPLAGRSVLGRVVRAARDSGVLADLVVATSTDTVDDAVAVECARLDVPCHRGPVDDVLDRFVGALAAHPGDAVMRFTADCPLLDPEIIALVASVYRAVPGLDYASTSIARTLPRGLDVEIIRAETLRTLGRLATDHHRVHVTSYAYTHPELFRVLGVTLTPDRSALRLTLDTEQDWALVSAIIDHFGDVSVPLAKLADWLDGQPRLRSLNADVRQKPLEES; via the coding sequence GTGACCGGCGTACTCCCCACCGACGGCTCCGGGCCACGGATCGTCGGCATCGTGCAGGCGCGTATGGGTTCGTCCCGACTGCCCGGCAAGGTGCTCCGCCCGCTCGCCGGACGGTCCGTGCTGGGCCGGGTCGTACGCGCCGCCCGGGACAGCGGCGTCCTGGCCGACCTGGTGGTCGCCACCAGCACCGACACCGTCGACGACGCGGTGGCCGTCGAATGCGCGCGGCTCGACGTGCCGTGCCACCGCGGGCCGGTCGACGACGTGCTGGACCGCTTCGTGGGCGCCCTCGCGGCACACCCGGGGGACGCCGTCATGCGGTTCACCGCCGACTGCCCCCTGCTCGACCCGGAGATCATCGCCCTGGTCGCGTCGGTGTACCGGGCGGTCCCCGGGCTGGACTACGCGAGCACCTCGATCGCCCGGACCCTGCCCCGCGGGCTGGACGTCGAGATCATCCGAGCGGAGACCCTCCGCACCCTGGGCCGGCTCGCCACCGACCACCACCGGGTGCACGTGACCTCGTACGCGTACACCCACCCGGAGCTGTTCCGGGTGCTCGGGGTGACGCTCACCCCGGACCGCTCCGCGCTGCGGCTGACCCTCGACACCGAGCAGGACTGGGCGCTGGTCAGCGCGATCATCGACCACTTCGGTGACGTCAGCGTGCCGCTCGCCAAGCTCGCCGACTGGCTCGACGGTCAGCCCAGGCTGCGCTCGCTCAACGCCGACGTACGACAGAAGCCGCTGGAGGAGTCCTGA
- a CDS encoding PseG/SpsG family protein, whose translation MSTLRVGLRCDAGPRRGVGHLVRCLALAEEFLARGADVTVFGTVERLDWATAELAARGIPLLPGPDSAAELVETARRHHLDVLVLDSYELDPAGAGALRAAGVYTLAIIDGDSRGQVADLYLDQNFGAELPGPGAVPGLGAGVGLPGRLLAGSGYALLRDTVISARPPVAPPATAVGRPRVLAFFGGTDAVGAAPVLTRVLVATGHPMDLTVIVGRPEIEAEVEDVTPGRGQIIRPVPPTTSLPALITEADLVVSAAGTSTWELCCLGAPTALVCVVDNQRESYTRVVRHGLAAGLGELPELTAGGVAGRAARATAARTLHGLLSSPQRRTTLAARAWSTVDGQGRARVVDAVFDAVRAAAVTG comes from the coding sequence CTGAGCACCCTGAGGGTCGGGTTGCGCTGCGACGCCGGGCCACGGCGCGGCGTCGGCCACCTCGTCCGCTGCCTGGCGCTCGCCGAGGAGTTCCTCGCCCGGGGCGCCGACGTCACGGTGTTCGGCACCGTCGAACGCCTCGACTGGGCAACCGCGGAGCTGGCCGCCCGGGGCATCCCGCTGCTCCCCGGCCCGGACTCGGCGGCCGAACTGGTCGAGACGGCCCGCCGACACCACCTGGACGTGCTGGTCCTCGACTCCTACGAACTGGACCCGGCCGGGGCCGGCGCCCTACGCGCCGCCGGCGTGTACACCCTCGCCATCATCGACGGCGACAGCCGAGGCCAGGTCGCGGACCTCTACCTCGACCAGAACTTCGGAGCGGAGCTGCCCGGCCCGGGTGCCGTGCCGGGCCTGGGTGCCGGCGTGGGGTTGCCCGGCCGGTTGCTCGCCGGGAGCGGGTACGCCCTGCTGCGCGACACCGTGATCAGCGCCCGGCCACCGGTCGCCCCGCCCGCCACGGCGGTCGGCCGCCCCCGGGTGCTGGCCTTCTTCGGCGGCACCGACGCGGTCGGCGCGGCCCCGGTCCTGACCCGGGTGCTGGTGGCCACCGGTCACCCGATGGACCTCACAGTCATCGTGGGGCGACCGGAGATCGAAGCCGAGGTCGAGGACGTCACCCCCGGCCGGGGGCAGATCATCCGACCGGTCCCGCCCACCACCTCGCTACCGGCACTGATCACCGAAGCCGACCTGGTGGTCAGCGCCGCCGGCACGTCCACCTGGGAACTCTGCTGCCTCGGCGCACCCACTGCACTGGTCTGCGTGGTCGACAACCAACGTGAGTCGTACACCCGGGTGGTGCGACACGGCCTGGCCGCCGGCCTCGGCGAGCTTCCCGAGCTGACCGCCGGCGGCGTCGCCGGACGAGCCGCCCGCGCGACGGCGGCGCGGACCCTGCACGGGCTGCTCAGCTCACCGCAGCGGCGCACGACGCTCGCCGCGCGGGCCTGGTCCACTGTCGACGGGCAGGGCCGGGCGCGGGTCGTGGACGCGGTGTTCGACGCCGTACGCGCCGCCGCCGTCACCGGCTGA
- a CDS encoding alpha-ketoglutarate-dependent dioxygenase AlkB, which translates to MTPAAYQPSMLDLADAGPTLGPLPGQIRRHQLSRGAWVDHLPGWVRGSDTVLDTLLAEVPWRAERRTMYETEVDVPRLLCWYDGARQLPHPVLTDARAALTEHYAPELGEPFVTAGLCLYRSGRDSVAWHGDTIGRSAHTDTIVAIVSFGAPRPLLLRPRGGGESLRFPVGHGDLIVMGGSCQRTWEHAIPKTARPVGPRVSVQFRPHNVA; encoded by the coding sequence ATGACGCCTGCCGCCTACCAGCCGTCGATGCTCGACCTGGCCGACGCCGGGCCGACCCTGGGGCCACTGCCCGGCCAGATCCGCCGACACCAGCTCAGCCGAGGCGCCTGGGTCGACCACCTCCCCGGCTGGGTGCGCGGCTCCGACACGGTCCTCGACACCCTGCTCGCCGAGGTGCCCTGGCGTGCCGAACGGCGCACCATGTATGAGACCGAGGTCGACGTGCCCCGCCTGCTCTGCTGGTACGACGGCGCGCGGCAACTCCCCCACCCCGTGCTCACCGACGCGCGGGCCGCGCTCACCGAGCACTACGCGCCCGAGCTGGGCGAACCCTTCGTCACCGCCGGCCTGTGCCTCTACCGTTCCGGGCGCGACAGCGTGGCCTGGCACGGCGACACCATCGGCCGCTCGGCGCACACCGACACGATCGTCGCGATCGTCTCCTTCGGAGCACCCCGACCGCTGCTGCTACGCCCGCGCGGCGGCGGCGAGAGCCTGCGCTTCCCGGTGGGCCACGGCGACCTGATCGTCATGGGCGGCTCCTGCCAACGCACCTGGGAACACGCCATCCCCAAGACCGCCCGCCCCGTCGGCCCGCGGGTGAGCGTCCAGTTCCGCCCCCACAACGTCGCCTGA
- a CDS encoding AfsR/SARP family transcriptional regulator gives MKQRLLLATLLLRPNEVVGTNELTAMLWGDDEPASAAANLRTYVRGLRRSLGGGVTWDGITAAAGGYLLRVGPGERDLDLFDAAAARGREALAVSDLDRAEAELSAAARLWRGAPLSDLPLRSTLARRVAQLEERRLLVEEDYAEAVLALGASADVVHRLRGLLDRHPLRQRAWGQLMLSLYRIGDVAGALDAFRQARQTLAEETGLDPAPELVTLYDDILHHRPGLTAQPPAGPDLPAPETTVGPLIQHPEQLPRAVPEFVGRSAELAGLDGLLHSRADGSTSVAVSVVSGMAGVGKTALALHWAHRVADRFPDGQLYVNLRGYDEAGAVSPPDALSGFLEALGVPHARIPSDMEARTGLYRSLLASRRMLLVLDNARDSAQVRALLPGAGRCMVVVTSRDRLGGLIAAECATPLTLDVLTVEESRSLLARRLGVSRLASESVAVADIIEAAGRLPLALSIVAARVATHPTFPLSAIAAELHSAEARLDALADGDVRRVFSWSFLALGVDAARLFTLLGLHPGPDLTTAAASALAGVSAAAVTPILRELTRLHLLAEQAPGRFAFHDLLRAYAAELAQSSERGDEHGAARQRLYDHYLHAAYPAARLLQPQWPPIEPVPPLPVPVRRPVTDHDGALAWFTAEHRVLVRVVRQAAENGFETYAWQIAWALTTFVAPRGLWQDQLAIQEVALGAAEKIDDIAGQAVANRLVSRALTRLGDRTTAEYRLKRALELHERLGDPIGQAQTLHNYCELCYLDGRLDEALAHGREALRLYRSVGNHAGEARTLNAIGWLLATTGDYVQAIASCTEALDQQRLSDDRNGQAATLDSLGFAYDRLGERDRAANCYEQAIELFRDSADRYHEAETLIRLGETREGMGDRNAAAVAWRLAARIYEDVGDPAAEEVRRRLERLIPA, from the coding sequence GTGAAGCAGCGTCTCCTGCTGGCGACCCTGCTGTTGCGCCCGAATGAGGTCGTCGGCACCAACGAGTTGACCGCGATGCTGTGGGGTGACGACGAGCCGGCGTCGGCCGCCGCGAACCTGCGCACCTATGTGCGCGGGTTGCGGCGGTCGCTGGGCGGTGGGGTGACCTGGGACGGGATAACCGCTGCGGCCGGCGGTTACCTGCTGCGGGTGGGCCCGGGCGAACGGGACCTGGACCTGTTCGACGCCGCGGCGGCGCGGGGCCGCGAGGCGCTGGCCGTTTCCGATCTGGACCGGGCCGAGGCCGAACTCTCCGCCGCGGCGCGCCTGTGGCGTGGTGCGCCGCTGTCCGACCTGCCGCTGCGCTCGACGCTGGCTCGGCGGGTGGCGCAGTTGGAGGAGCGCCGGCTGCTCGTCGAGGAGGACTACGCCGAGGCGGTGCTGGCTCTCGGCGCATCGGCCGACGTGGTGCACCGGTTGCGCGGCCTGCTCGACCGGCATCCGTTGCGGCAGCGGGCATGGGGCCAGCTGATGCTCAGCCTGTACCGCATCGGAGACGTAGCCGGCGCACTGGATGCTTTCCGGCAGGCCCGACAGACGCTGGCGGAGGAGACTGGCCTCGATCCCGCGCCCGAGCTCGTCACGCTGTACGACGACATCCTGCATCACCGCCCGGGCCTGACGGCGCAACCGCCGGCGGGGCCGGACCTGCCGGCGCCGGAGACGACAGTGGGGCCGCTCATCCAGCACCCCGAGCAACTGCCGCGTGCGGTGCCGGAGTTCGTCGGACGCAGCGCCGAGTTGGCGGGCCTCGACGGGCTTCTGCACAGCAGGGCTGACGGGTCGACGAGCGTGGCCGTCTCCGTGGTGTCCGGGATGGCCGGTGTCGGCAAGACGGCCCTGGCGTTGCACTGGGCGCACCGGGTTGCCGACCGCTTCCCGGACGGCCAGCTCTATGTGAACCTTCGCGGCTACGACGAAGCCGGCGCGGTGTCCCCGCCCGACGCCCTGTCCGGCTTCCTCGAAGCGCTCGGCGTGCCGCACGCCCGGATACCCTCCGACATGGAGGCCCGGACTGGTCTCTACCGCAGCCTGCTGGCCTCCCGCCGGATGCTCCTGGTGCTCGACAACGCTCGCGACTCCGCCCAGGTGCGCGCCCTGCTGCCCGGTGCGGGCCGTTGCATGGTCGTGGTCACCAGCCGTGACCGGCTCGGCGGCCTGATCGCCGCCGAGTGCGCCACGCCGTTGACACTGGACGTGCTGACGGTGGAGGAGTCGAGGAGCCTGCTGGCCAGGCGTCTCGGGGTCAGCCGGCTCGCCTCCGAGTCGGTGGCGGTGGCCGACATCATCGAGGCCGCAGGCCGGCTTCCGCTGGCACTGTCGATAGTGGCGGCGCGTGTCGCGACCCATCCCACGTTCCCGCTCAGCGCGATCGCGGCCGAACTGCACTCGGCCGAGGCGAGGCTGGACGCCTTGGCCGACGGCGACGTCCGGCGCGTCTTCTCGTGGTCGTTCCTGGCCCTGGGGGTGGACGCGGCCCGGTTGTTCACCCTGCTGGGGCTGCATCCGGGCCCGGACCTGACCACCGCAGCGGCCTCGGCGCTCGCCGGTGTGTCGGCCGCGGCCGTTACTCCGATCCTGCGGGAACTGACCCGGCTGCATCTGCTGGCGGAGCAGGCGCCCGGCCGGTTCGCCTTCCACGATCTTCTGCGCGCGTATGCGGCCGAGCTCGCACAGTCGTCGGAGCGTGGCGACGAACACGGCGCAGCCCGACAGCGCCTGTACGACCACTACCTGCACGCCGCCTATCCGGCCGCCCGGCTCCTTCAGCCGCAGTGGCCTCCGATCGAGCCGGTGCCGCCGCTGCCCGTACCCGTCAGGCGGCCGGTGACCGATCACGACGGCGCGCTCGCCTGGTTCACGGCGGAGCATCGAGTACTGGTCCGGGTGGTCCGACAGGCTGCCGAGAACGGTTTCGAAACGTACGCCTGGCAGATCGCGTGGGCGCTGACCACCTTCGTGGCGCCGCGCGGGCTGTGGCAGGACCAGCTCGCCATCCAAGAGGTCGCGCTGGGCGCCGCGGAGAAGATCGACGACATCGCCGGTCAGGCCGTCGCCAACCGGCTGGTCTCCCGCGCGCTGACCCGACTGGGCGACCGCACCACGGCCGAGTACCGGCTCAAGCGCGCACTTGAGCTGCACGAACGTCTCGGCGACCCGATCGGCCAGGCCCAGACGCTGCACAACTACTGCGAACTCTGCTACCTGGACGGTCGGCTCGACGAGGCGCTCGCACACGGTCGCGAGGCGCTGCGGCTCTACCGGTCGGTCGGCAATCACGCAGGCGAGGCCCGGACGCTCAACGCGATCGGTTGGCTACTCGCCACCACCGGCGACTATGTTCAGGCCATCGCCAGCTGCACCGAGGCCCTCGACCAGCAACGACTGTCCGACGACCGCAACGGTCAGGCCGCGACGCTGGACAGCCTCGGCTTCGCCTACGACCGCCTCGGTGAACGTGACCGCGCGGCCAACTGCTACGAGCAAGCGATCGAACTCTTTCGCGACTCCGCGGACCGGTATCACGAGGCTGAGACCCTCATCCGACTCGGGGAAACCCGGGAGGGGATGGGTGACCGGAACGCCGCCGCCGTCGCTTGGCGCCTGGCCGCGCGGATCTATGAGGACGTGGGCGACCCCGCAGCCGAGGAGGTCCGCCGCCGCCTGGAACGTCTGATTCCGGCCTAG